A stretch of DNA from Deltaproteobacteria bacterium:
GGGTGTCAGGAAGTTCCGCAAGCATCTCCTGTGGTACACAAAGGGCTTGAGAGGGGGGGCGCGATTCAGGGAAGCAGCGGCGGCCCTGCTTGAGAAGGACGTCATTCTTGAACGGCTCCATGAATACTTTGTCGAACTTGATACGATCTAAAGGCCTGTTGCCCGGATCCTCGCGCCCTGCTTTTTCGTACGTCGCAATGACGAAGGGTGAAGCATAACGCAGCATATGGGCTTTTTACGAAGTCGCCAATAGATGACGGTAAACGTAAAAAGCCTCAAAACGATAATATGAAGCGGCTTAGTAAAAAGTTCCAGAGGCAAGGCGTGCGAGTCCTGAGGAATGAGGCGTACTTTTCGTACGTCGCAATGACGAAGGGTGAAGCATAACACAGCATATGGGCTTTTTACGAAGTCGCTAATAAATAGATTCTTGACAATTATATAGTGACTTGGCATAATCCATAGACTTTTGGAATCGCAAGAGATTATTTTTAGCGGAGAGTGCCTGTGGATACGGTTGAAGTGGAAAAATTCAATGAACTGGAGCAGAAGGTAAAAGGTATTATTGAGGAACATGCCCTGATAAAAAAAAGGAACCGGGAACTGGAATCGATGCTTGAGGGGGCGAATGCGGAGCTGGCGGAGGCGAAGAACAGGATCAGGGCATTGAACGATGAACAGGGAACGGTGCGCGGCAGGATCGACGCTCTTCTGGGGATGCTTCGCAATATCGACGTTCCCGAGTAATCGGATGGTGTGAGCGGATTGAAAAAACGTTTTAACATAACTGTCATGGAACAGGATTTATCGGTTTTAAGTGATAAAGGGGATGAATATGTAGAGAGTGTTGTTGACTATGTGAATGAAAAAGCAAGGGAAATGCGAGAAGCCTCGGATCAGCTGACGGCTCTGAACAGTGCGATATTGGTTGCATTGAATATTGCCGACGAGTTGTTCACCCTGAGAGAAGAAAAACGACAGTTGAGCGATACGGTGCGGGGCAGGACTGAGAAATTGATTGAATATATAGACAAAAAACAGAAAGTGTTTGAACCCCTCAGGGGTGCGTGAGGTGCAGAGGACAGGCCGGCGAAACGGTTCCGGCCATTCCCCGGAAACACGGGGGCAGTGACAACCGGGAAGGTATGGCATTGATGAGATCGACAATGATGAGAAATCCGGTGCGAAGTGTCCATACCGAATTGTTGTCACTGAAATGTCCGGTATCCCTTGGGTGATCACTTTTTGTTTTTTTCCTGTCTGTTCCGCAATAGTTTTGCGAGGCTTCACGGGTACTTCCGAGGTCTTGCCGTCACCAGTTATCACCCTGGTTTCCCGCCTTTTTCATCCATAAAAAATTTCTCCATCGATATACGAGATTATGGGGGGAGGTGAAAGATTGGTATGAATGAAATGATAGTATTATTTGTCTGTGCCGGATTTCTGGCGGCGGGACTTGTGCTGGGCTATCTGCTCAGAAAGAAAGTTTCCGGCAGGTTCCTGGAATCTTCAGAGAATCTGGCCAAGAGGATTGTAGAGGAAGCCAAGAAAGAAGCGGACAGCATCAAGAAAGAGTCGATCCTTCAGGCAAAGGATAATCTCCTGAAGGCGAAGAATGAATTTGAAAAGGAGACTCGAGGGCGCCGGGCCGAGCTTGATAATGTCGAGAAAAAACTGCGCCTGAAAGAGGAAAATCTTGATAAGAGACTGGACATGATGGTCCAGAAGGAGACGAACCTGGAAAGACGGGAGCAGTCCTTCATAAACAAGGAATCAGCCCTGAACGAGAAACACGAGACACTTGACAGGCTCGTCACCGCACAGCAGGAGCAGTTGGAAAAGATCGCCGGGATTTCCTCCCAGGAAGCGAAAAACCAGTTGATGCAGGCGATGCTGTCGGAGGCGAAACAGGAAGCGGCCGGCATGATCCGGAAGGTGGAGGAGGAAACCAGGCGGGAAGCGGACAAGAAATCCCGTGAGATCCTTGCCTACGCGGTTCAGCGATATGCCGCCGATTTCGTGGCCGAGAGCACCGTTTCCGTCGTCAATCTACCTTCGGACGAAATGAAGGGCAGGATCATCGGGCGGGAAGGCAGAAATATCAGGGCTATCGAGGCGGCCACGGGAACGGACCTCATAATAGACGATACACCGGAGGCGGTCGTCCTTTCGAGTTTCGACCCCATTCGCCGTGAAGTGGCAAGAAGATCACTCGAGCAGCTGATCAGCGACGGAAGGATCCACCCCGGCCGCATAGAAGATGTGGTCAGAAAGGTGAAAGCGGAGGTCGATGATCTGATCCGTGAAACCGGTGAACGGACATCCTTTGATGTCGGTGTTCATGATCTGCATCCGGAACTGATCAATCTTCTCGGCCGCTTGAAGTTCAGGACGAGCTTTTCCCAGAACGTGCTGGTCCATTCCATCGAAGTGGCCCACCTGACGGGCATGATGGCCGCCGAACTGGGGATGAACGTCAGGGAAGCAAAACGGGCGGGACTGCTTCACGATATCGGCAAGGCGATCGATCACGAGGTTGAAGGGACCCATGCGGCGATCGGGGCTGAATACGCCCGCAAGTTCGGGGAGTCCGATCGTATCGTGCAGGCCATCGCCACCCATCACGATGACGGAAGGAACAACACCCTTCTGGGCGTCCTGGTCCAGGCGGCGGACTCTCTCTCGGCGGCGCGACCCGGGGCCCGCAGGGAAATGCTTGAGACCTATGTCAAGCGCCTGAGCGAACTGGAAGCAATCGCCGGGTCCTTCAGCGGTGTCGACAAATGTTTTGCCATTCAGGCGGGCAGGGAGATCCGGATCCTTGTGGAGAATGAAAAGATCTCCGATAATGATGCCGTCATGCTCTGCAAGGACGTCATCAAGAAGATCCAGGAGGAACTGACCTACCCCGGCCAGATCAAGGTGACCGTTATCAGGGAGATGCGGGTCAGTGATTATGCGAAGTAGGAATACGTGAACCATGAAGGTATTGTTTATCGGAGATATAGTCGGAAAACCCGGCAGAAAAGCCGTCGCCCGGCTCCTTCCCCGGCTCACGGAGGAATATCGGATCGATTGCACGGTGGCGAATTGCGAAAACGCCGCCGGCGGTTTCGGTGTGACCAGGGACGTGGTCGATGAACTCTACGGACTCGGCATTGATATATTGACCTCGGGAAATCATATCTGGGACAAAAAGGAAGTCCTGGATTTCATTGATGACTATGAAACGCTCCTGCGCCCCGCCAACTATCCCGACGGTGTTCCGGGGCATGGAAGCATAACGATGCGGTTTGACAATGGGACGTCTATCGGTGTTCTGAATGTGGAGGGGCGAGTTTTCATGAAAGATCTCGATTGTCCCTTCCGAAGGGCCAAACAGGAACTGGAGATTCTGCACGCCATGACACGGACCGTCATCGTCGATATGCATGCCGAGGCCACCTCCGAGAAGCAGGCCATCGCATGGTTCCTTGACGGCGACGTAAGCGCCGTCATCGGTACCCATACCCATGTTCAGACCGCCGATGAGCGGATCCTTCCCGATGGCACGGCCTACATCAGCGATGCCGGCATGACGGGCCCCTTCGATTCCGTGCTCGGCGTGAAAAAAGAGATCGCCATAGAACGCTTTCTCCGCATGACACCCAACAAATTCGACGTGGCCCGGGGAAACGTCCGGCTTCAGGGGGTCGTGATCGACATTGACGATGAGACGGGGAAAAGCCTGAGTATAGAGAGGATTGATGTTCCATTGGAGCAGTGATCTCGCAGCAGTTGGATTATTTATCCGGTCGACAATACATTGAATGAGAAGGTTTTGATAGATGAGCGTGTATGATGTTCTGGAGGAACGGGGGTTTGTCGAGCAGGTGACCGACGAGGGGCCGATCCGTGAGATCCTGGCGAAAGAGAGCATAACCTGTTACATCGGGTTTGATCCTACGGCCAGGAGTCTCCATGTCGGAAGCCT
This window harbors:
- a CDS encoding cell division protein ZapA, translated to MSGLKKRFNITVMEQDLSVLSDKGDEYVESVVDYVNEKAREMREASDQLTALNSAILVALNIADELFTLREEKRQLSDTVRGRTEKLIEYIDKKQKVFEPLRGA
- the rny gene encoding ribonuclease Y, producing the protein MNEMIVLFVCAGFLAAGLVLGYLLRKKVSGRFLESSENLAKRIVEEAKKEADSIKKESILQAKDNLLKAKNEFEKETRGRRAELDNVEKKLRLKEENLDKRLDMMVQKETNLERREQSFINKESALNEKHETLDRLVTAQQEQLEKIAGISSQEAKNQLMQAMLSEAKQEAAGMIRKVEEETRREADKKSREILAYAVQRYAADFVAESTVSVVNLPSDEMKGRIIGREGRNIRAIEAATGTDLIIDDTPEAVVLSSFDPIRREVARRSLEQLISDGRIHPGRIEDVVRKVKAEVDDLIRETGERTSFDVGVHDLHPELINLLGRLKFRTSFSQNVLVHSIEVAHLTGMMAAELGMNVREAKRAGLLHDIGKAIDHEVEGTHAAIGAEYARKFGESDRIVQAIATHHDDGRNNTLLGVLVQAADSLSAARPGARREMLETYVKRLSELEAIAGSFSGVDKCFAIQAGREIRILVENEKISDNDAVMLCKDVIKKIQEELTYPGQIKVTVIREMRVSDYAK
- a CDS encoding TIGR00282 family metallophosphoesterase, which translates into the protein MKVLFIGDIVGKPGRKAVARLLPRLTEEYRIDCTVANCENAAGGFGVTRDVVDELYGLGIDILTSGNHIWDKKEVLDFIDDYETLLRPANYPDGVPGHGSITMRFDNGTSIGVLNVEGRVFMKDLDCPFRRAKQELEILHAMTRTVIVDMHAEATSEKQAIAWFLDGDVSAVIGTHTHVQTADERILPDGTAYISDAGMTGPFDSVLGVKKEIAIERFLRMTPNKFDVARGNVRLQGVVIDIDDETGKSLSIERIDVPLEQ
- the zapB gene encoding cell division protein ZapB, producing MDTVEVEKFNELEQKVKGIIEEHALIKKRNRELESMLEGANAELAEAKNRIRALNDEQGTVRGRIDALLGMLRNIDVPE